The Halichoerus grypus chromosome 14, mHalGry1.hap1.1, whole genome shotgun sequence genome contains a region encoding:
- the TOR1A gene encoding torsin-1A isoform X2, producing MKLGRAALGLLLLAPLAVRAVEPISLGLALAGVLTGYIYPRLYCLFTECCGQKRSLSREALQKDLDSKLFGQHLAKKVILNAVSGFISNPKPKKPLTLSLHGWTGTGKNFVSKIIAENIYEGGLNSDYVHLFVATLHFPHASNITLYKDQLQLWIRGNVSACGRSVFIFDEMDKMHAGLIDAIKPFLDYYDHVDGVSYQKAIFIFLSNAGAERITDVALDFWRSGKQREEIKLKDMEPALSVSAFNNKNIPGPSVHAAWFGRAGSCPVAVR from the exons ATGAAGCTGGGCCGGGCGGCGCTGGGCCTGCTGCTGCTGGCGCCGTTGGCGGTGCGGGCGGTGGAGCCCATCAGCCTGGGACTGGCCCTGGCCGGCGTCCTCACCGGCTACATCTACCCGCGCCTCTACTGCCTCTTCACGGAGTGCTGCGGCCAGAAGCGGAGCCTCAGCCGGGAAG CGCTGCAGAAGGATCTGGACAGCAAGCTCTTTGGACAGCATCTTGCAAAGAAAGTCATCTTAAACGCTGTGTCCGGCTTCATAAGCAACCCGAAGCCCAAGAAacctctcaccctctctctgcaCGGGTGGACGGGCACGGGCAAAAATTTTGTCAGCAAGATCATCGCGGAGAATATTTACGAGGGTGGTCTGAACAGTGACTATGTCCACCTGTTTGTGGCCACGCTGCACTTTCCACATGCCTCCAACATCACCCTGTATAAG GACCAGTTACAGTTGTGGATCCGCGGCAACGTGAGCGCCTGTGGGAGGTCCGTCTTCATATTCGATGAGATGGACAAGATGCATGCCGGCCTCATAGATGCCATCAAGCCTTTCCTAGACTATTATGACCACGTGGATGGGGTCTCCTACCAGAAAGCCATCTTCATATTTCTCAG CAATGCTGGAGCAGAAAGGATCACAGACGTGGCTTTAGATTTCTGGAGgagtgggaagcagagggaggagatcAAGCTCAAAGACATGGAGCCAGCCTTGTCTGTGTCGGCCTTCAATAACAAGAACA
- the C14H9orf78 gene encoding splicing factor C9orf78 homolog isoform X3 gives MPVTGKSFRRRRADSESEEDEQESEEVRAVALLVGEKVQEETTLVDDPFQMKTGGMVDMKKLKERGKDKISEEEDLHLGTSFSAETNRRDEDADMMKYIETELKKRKGIVEHEEQKVKPKNAEDCLYELPENIRVSSAKKTEEMLSNQMLSGIPEVDLGIDAKIKNIISTEDAKARLLAEQQNKKKDSETSFVPTNMAVNYVQHNRFYHEELNAPIRRNKEEPKARPLRVGDTEKPEPERSPPNRKRPANEKATDDYHYEKFKKMNRRY, from the exons ATGCCGGTCACCGGCAAGAGTTTCCGCCGGCGCCGGGCCGACTCAGAGTCGGAGGAAGATGAGCAGGAATCAGAGGAGGTTCG tGCTGTGGCCCTGCTGGTGGGAGAGAAGGTACAAGAAGAGACCACCCTAGTG GATGATCCCTTTCAGATGAAGACAGGCGGTATGGTggacatgaagaaactgaaggaaagaGGCAAAGATAA GATCAGCGAAGAGGAAGACCTCCACCTGGGGACATCATTTTCCGCTGAAACCAACCGAAGGGATGAGGATGCTGACAT GATGAAGTACATTGAGACAGAgctgaagaagaggaaagggattGTAGAACACGAGGAACAGAAAGTCAAGCCGAAGAATGCAGAGGACTGTCTTTACGAACTTCCTGAAAACATCCGTGTTTCCTCAgcaaagaagacagaagagatgCTTTCCAACCAGATGCTGAGTGGCATCCCCGAGGTGGACCTAGGCATCGA tgctaaaataaaaaatatcatttccaCGGAGGATGCCAAGGCCCGTCTGCTGGCAGAGCAGCAGAACAAGAAGAAAGACAGCGAGACATCTTTCGTGCCCACCAACATGGCCGTGAATTACGTGCAGCACAACCGAT TTTATCATGAGGAGCTCAATGCCCCCATACGGAGAAACAAAGAAGAGCCCAAAGCCCGACCCTTAAGAGTGGGTGACACGGAGAAGCCAGAGCCTGAGC GATCCCCTCCTAACCGCAAGCGTCCTGCTAATGAGAAGGCCACCGACGACTATCACTATGAGAAGTTCAAGAAGATGAACAGACGGTACTAA
- the C14H9orf78 gene encoding splicing factor C9orf78 homolog isoform X1 — MPVTGKSFRRRRADSESEEDEQESEEVRLKLEETREVQNLRKRPNGVSAVALLVGEKVQEETTLVDDPFQMKTGGMVDMKKLKERGKDKISEEEDLHLGTSFSAETNRRDEDADMMKYIETELKKRKGIVEHEEQKVKPKNAEDCLYELPENIRVSSAKKTEEMLSNQMLSGIPEVDLGIDAKIKNIISTEDAKARLLAEQQNKKKDSETSFVPTNMAVNYVQHNRFYHEELNAPIRRNKEEPKARPLRVGDTEKPEPERSPPNRKRPANEKATDDYHYEKFKKMNRRY, encoded by the exons ATGCCGGTCACCGGCAAGAGTTTCCGCCGGCGCCGGGCCGACTCAGAGTCGGAGGAAGATGAGCAGGAATCAGAGGAGGTTCG ATTAAAACTAGAAGAGACCCGCGAGGTGCAAAACTTGAGGAAGAGGCCCAACGGGGTGAG tGCTGTGGCCCTGCTGGTGGGAGAGAAGGTACAAGAAGAGACCACCCTAGTG GATGATCCCTTTCAGATGAAGACAGGCGGTATGGTggacatgaagaaactgaaggaaagaGGCAAAGATAA GATCAGCGAAGAGGAAGACCTCCACCTGGGGACATCATTTTCCGCTGAAACCAACCGAAGGGATGAGGATGCTGACAT GATGAAGTACATTGAGACAGAgctgaagaagaggaaagggattGTAGAACACGAGGAACAGAAAGTCAAGCCGAAGAATGCAGAGGACTGTCTTTACGAACTTCCTGAAAACATCCGTGTTTCCTCAgcaaagaagacagaagagatgCTTTCCAACCAGATGCTGAGTGGCATCCCCGAGGTGGACCTAGGCATCGA tgctaaaataaaaaatatcatttccaCGGAGGATGCCAAGGCCCGTCTGCTGGCAGAGCAGCAGAACAAGAAGAAAGACAGCGAGACATCTTTCGTGCCCACCAACATGGCCGTGAATTACGTGCAGCACAACCGAT TTTATCATGAGGAGCTCAATGCCCCCATACGGAGAAACAAAGAAGAGCCCAAAGCCCGACCCTTAAGAGTGGGTGACACGGAGAAGCCAGAGCCTGAGC GATCCCCTCCTAACCGCAAGCGTCCTGCTAATGAGAAGGCCACCGACGACTATCACTATGAGAAGTTCAAGAAGATGAACAGACGGTACTAA
- the C14H9orf78 gene encoding splicing factor C9orf78 homolog isoform X2: MRPPHNRERCPQDARLKLEETREVQNLRKRPNGVSAVALLVGEKVQEETTLVDDPFQMKTGGMVDMKKLKERGKDKISEEEDLHLGTSFSAETNRRDEDADMMKYIETELKKRKGIVEHEEQKVKPKNAEDCLYELPENIRVSSAKKTEEMLSNQMLSGIPEVDLGIDAKIKNIISTEDAKARLLAEQQNKKKDSETSFVPTNMAVNYVQHNRFYHEELNAPIRRNKEEPKARPLRVGDTEKPEPERSPPNRKRPANEKATDDYHYEKFKKMNRRY, translated from the exons ATGAGGCCGCCGCACAATAGGGAGAGGTGTCCCCAGGATGCACG ATTAAAACTAGAAGAGACCCGCGAGGTGCAAAACTTGAGGAAGAGGCCCAACGGGGTGAG tGCTGTGGCCCTGCTGGTGGGAGAGAAGGTACAAGAAGAGACCACCCTAGTG GATGATCCCTTTCAGATGAAGACAGGCGGTATGGTggacatgaagaaactgaaggaaagaGGCAAAGATAA GATCAGCGAAGAGGAAGACCTCCACCTGGGGACATCATTTTCCGCTGAAACCAACCGAAGGGATGAGGATGCTGACAT GATGAAGTACATTGAGACAGAgctgaagaagaggaaagggattGTAGAACACGAGGAACAGAAAGTCAAGCCGAAGAATGCAGAGGACTGTCTTTACGAACTTCCTGAAAACATCCGTGTTTCCTCAgcaaagaagacagaagagatgCTTTCCAACCAGATGCTGAGTGGCATCCCCGAGGTGGACCTAGGCATCGA tgctaaaataaaaaatatcatttccaCGGAGGATGCCAAGGCCCGTCTGCTGGCAGAGCAGCAGAACAAGAAGAAAGACAGCGAGACATCTTTCGTGCCCACCAACATGGCCGTGAATTACGTGCAGCACAACCGAT TTTATCATGAGGAGCTCAATGCCCCCATACGGAGAAACAAAGAAGAGCCCAAAGCCCGACCCTTAAGAGTGGGTGACACGGAGAAGCCAGAGCCTGAGC GATCCCCTCCTAACCGCAAGCGTCCTGCTAATGAGAAGGCCACCGACGACTATCACTATGAGAAGTTCAAGAAGATGAACAGACGGTACTAA